A stretch of the Ischnura elegans chromosome 13 unlocalized genomic scaffold, ioIscEleg1.1 SUPER_13_unloc_3, whole genome shotgun sequence genome encodes the following:
- the LOC124172850 gene encoding zinc finger protein OZF-like, with product MIRISKKRSSCVEAVMGSKDEFSNCERKTAVNGQISNETSYNCYHCTSGYSSKRKLIKHLETHFGASNLVVDDESSDVPDIKGANRKRQGLRRKGNGSLKEIAEGIPEKGKARKGRRSIKEAKPCVESVSSNSSSCTRDIRKGKCSSAREMPYSCSVCNKCFTKSSTLTNHMHIHTGEKHYSCSVCNKSFSQSSTLNTHMHTHTGERPYSCKICFKSFSHSSNLTVHMRLHTGEKPHKCSICSKSFSQSGTLNSHMHTHTGDRPYSCKICFKSFSRSDHLTQHVRLHTGEKPHKCSICSKSFSQSGTLNTHMHTHTGDRPYSCKICFKSFSRSDILTVHMRIHKGEKPYSCSVCSKSFSQSGHLNNHMVTHTGDKAYSCDICCKSFPHSSSLTVHMCTHNGDKPYACNVCSKSYSHKSTLDLHFRAHTGEKPFSCSDCGRSFSQKGNLVRHFRTHM from the coding sequence ATGATTAGAATAAGTAAAAAGAGGAGCAGTTGTGTAGAGGCAGTCATGGGGAGCAAAGATGAGTTTAGTAATTGTGAGAGGAAAACTGCTGTAAATGGACAAATTTCAAACGAAACTTCATATAATTGCTACCACTGTACCAGTGGATACAGCAGCAAAAGGAAGCTCATCAAACACCTTGAAACTCATTTTGGTGCCAGCAATTTAGTCGTGGATGATGAGTCATCCGATGTGCCAGATATAAAAGGTGCAAATAGAAAAAGACAAGGGCTGAGGCGAAAAGGAAATGGGTCTCTTAAGGAAATAGCTGAAGGAATACCTGAGAAAGGAAAGGCTAGGAAAGGGAGACGATCAATTAAAGAAGCTAAACCATGTGTAGAAAGTGTGTCCTCGAATTCCTCCTCTTGTACTAGAGACATCAGAAAGGGAAAGTGTTCAAGTGCAAGAGAGATGCCTTATTCATGTAGTGTGTGTAATAAGTGTTTTACTAAATCTTCTACTCTCACCAATCACATGCATATACACACAGGGGAAAAGCATTATTCCTGTAGTGTatgcaataagtctttctctcagagtAGCACCCTCAACACCCATATGCATACCCACACTGGAGAGAGgccttattcatgtaaaatatgctttaaatCATTCAGTCATAGTAGTAACCTTACTGTGCATATGCGtttacacacaggagagaagcctcataaatGCAGCATCTGCagtaagtctttctctcagagtGGCACCCTCAACTCCCATATGCATACCCACACAGGAGATAGGCCTTActcatgtaaaatatgctttaaatCATTTAGTCGTAGTGACCACCTTACCCAGCACGTGCGtttacacacaggagagaagcctcataaatGCAGCATCTGCagtaagtctttctctcagagtGGCACCCTCAACACCCATATGCATACCCACACAGGAGATAGGCCTTActcatgtaaaatatgctttaaatCATTCAGTCGTAGTGATATCCTTACCGTGCACATGCGCATACACAAAGGAGAaaaaccttattcctgtagtgtctgcagtaagtctttctctcagagtGGCCACCTCAACAACCATATGGTTACACATACAGGAGATAAAGCCTATTCATGTGACATTTGCTGCAAATCTTTCCCTCATAGTTCCTCCCTCACTGTACACATGTGTACCCACAATGGAGACAAACCGTATGCATGCAATGTCTGCAGCAAGTCCTATTCTCACAAGTCCACCCTTGACCTTCACTTTCGTGCCCATACAGGGGAGAAACCCTTTTCATGCAGCGATTGTGGGAGATCTTTCTCTCAGAAAGGCAACCTCGTGAGACATTTCCGTACACACATGTGA